ACTGAGAGTTAGGTTCAAGTTAAGACAGCCCAATGTGGCCAAAATTAAGccgtagaccccccccccccccctcctacccgCTAAACGGCGTACGTCGCAGTCACATCGTGGTTTCAGCGCTAAATCCTCAGTTTAGTTAATTAATTTATAATAAGCGATGCAAAGGAAGACTTATGAAAGGGCACCTTTTCTTTTGTTCCACATCGAGCATGGCTCGCAGCATACACTACACGTGCCCAGGGAAAAATAATTAAGGTCTCGTCTGTGCCAACGGAAACGGAAGCAACGCTGACGCTTACCAGGAACTTGGATTTATTTCTTAGTTACGTGTCAGGTACGGTTAGAACTTTGAGGCGAAGAAGATGTCCTTTCGAGTGCCCACCTTTGTCTCTGTGAATTGAGGCTCGTATATGCTATCGGGGAGTCCAACAATAAACAACTGCGGATAGCCAGCGCCCTGCGTTGTCTCGTCTATTTGGTTGCCCCCCCCGActccccccctcacccccccccttGCTTCATCGCTGAAAACTAGCAGTAACGTCAACTAGACTGGCAGTACCTCCTCGCGAGTTGATTCAGAAACGTCGGCCGTGATCGGCGTGGGCCTGAATGATGTGCCGGGAAAAAAAACGAGCACCTTCGAGGGGCTCGCGCGTTCATTAAGTGCACGCGAGTTTGTCTGGCAAGAAGGCAGCTGGCCGAGCTTGAGtaacgctttttttttactttctcattTTCCCTGTCGCATCCAAGGACGTGAGGAACAAGTACGCGGCCATCAAGTTTCATGGTGGATATGACGTAAGCTCTTAGTTCATCGCCTGGCAAAACTGCGCGGCACATGCTATAATTATAAGCGTTAGATTACCtgatgtgtgtatgtatatgctGTGTACAATGCAGAAAAAAGGATGACGAACTTTAGAAAATGTCTTTACGTAACGCACGTCAGAAATTCACTATACTGGCGAAGGCAGGTCCACCAGCTGAAACGTTAAGTAAGgacctattaaaaaaaaaaaaaaccgatatATATCTGCGTCGCCTGCAGAGTATTTTTCACTAAAATATCCTTGACGATTTTCGAGGAACTCGCCAAAGGCTCAGGGCAGAAACAAAGGTTACAGACCTTGTTCAAACTTCGTGGCTAGGTTTACACCCTAAAAGACAGAGTGAGCAACTGATTTATGTGGGAGTAATTGCATACACCATGTTTAACACCCGTTTTCGTGTTTGGCGTATCACTCTAAAAACGCTTCGCACTCTTTGGAGTGTACCCTTGTCTCACAACAGGCACCCTTTCTGTCACCATACGTCCGTGACACTCTCTATCCACACTCTCCGTCATGCTCTCAAACTCTCATTTACTCTCACACtctccttcatgctctcagaTAGTCTCCTACTCTCCTACTCTCCCACACTCTTATGCTTCACACTCTCCATTATGCTGTAAGGTTCTGTCATACTCTTTGTCATACTCTTCGTCATACTCTCACACTCTCTTACTTTCGGACCCTCTCGTACTCTTATATCCTCCATCATATTAACACACTCTCATATACTCTCATGCAATTTGTCATAAGCCGAGGTGCTGCCATACTCTCACATACTCTCTGTGATACCCTCATACTTTCCTACTCTTATAACTTGCATCATACTCGTTGATACTCTCCTCCTTTCATACACAACCATACATTCCAGCATACTCTCGGATGCTCTCATACTCTCCGTCGTACCCTTGGGTACTCCACACCCTCGGTttcaacaataatcgtcatttctcttaattgcttgcgtttcctatctcaaaaaaaaaaaaaaaaaatctgagctcACTACTTTTCTGGCAAGAATGTAATGTGACGCTAATAACGTGCATGCCGTCCCTCATCTGGACGTACCTGGCGCACCGCGATAAACAATGCAAATGAACGCAAGATAGATTACGTTAATTGTTGTAGGACAAGAATACTCCCCAGAAAGTGTAAACTGTTTTTTTATAGCGTACTTTACGAAGCAGTACATTGACTCTGGGTAAGTGAGGTGTGTTCATAAGGGATGTAAATGCCCACTCCACCCAGAAGTATGGAAAATTCTCGAAATACAGGACAGGCACTTACAACCACATTAAAGGTGCTAATTGAGGGCCCTGCCTTCGTATTTAAGGGGCATAATAGAGAAGCCGaaaatttttcctttctttatggtATTTATttcgaaaaagacaaacaaaccgGTACGTGTTTGAAGTACTATACCTATTGCGATCGAACCAGACATAGTATTTAATGCAGAACATTAACACAGGACAAAACGATTAGTAATTCCGTGTTTCGTGTGTATACATTCGTGATAGTCCCTCATCGGCACCTTTCCCCTTCATCGCCGCCTTCGTATTAGGCTCGCTCGGTTTCTCCTAATTAAAGAACAAACAAATTTTCTGGCGTCTTGCGACGTTTGTGTTGCATGGGCAGCAGCTCCACCGCTTGTAAGATGTTGTCTGATTGAATGCTTAATTCGGAGAAACCGAGTGAAACCAGGCCGAATAAGAAGCCGACAACTCAGCGACGTAATCGCTTTTGAAGTCAGTTCTTACGACCGACCGGTGCGTTAGAAGCGTTAAAagcaatcttctttttttgtttgtttacgtaCCACGGTTAGATGTCGAAGAAGAGATTGTTATGTAAGTAGAGAAATGGTCTGTCTGAATGCTCGAAACTTTccaataacgaatcgaatatcattatgcaaaaaagaggtgacgcgtgcagacaggacataagagtagagaagtggacaacacgaacgccgtgttgtccacttctctactcttgtgctttgtctgcacgcctcacctcttttttgcataatgaatccttaccaactagctcagctttctgtcgttctaagcttcgaATATcctcctattcgattcggtcgtCGAATccaatagtcactattcgtaagtACGAACGTTTTTCTAATAGCTTTTAAATGTTTCAGAGCTGTCAACTGAGCTCAATCAGGCATAAATGTAAAGCAAAAATACGATATACTTAACTTCCGCTGCCGTGCTAGGCGTAATACGCAGGAAGTTACAGAATGGAGCAGGTTACGTCGATCAGGGTACATCGAGACAGACTTGACCGGCTAAATCGCGACCATTCAACCTCTCCGAAGTGTCCTGGGCATAAGAGCTAACTACTTAGTTGTTCCTAATGCTCGATTTGGTCATTTAATAAGCGAGGCTTCATAACGTGCAATTTATCGACTGAGACTTGCCAACATTAATAATGCTGGAATGTGAAAATCGCTTTATAATAATCGCGAAAACACCTGTTTATTATTCGAAAGCCATTCGAAAGGTATTCGATATTAGATTCGCTTgtgacactattcgattcgtattcgattcagtCCTAATAATTGCTATTCGAGCTCCCCTAGTAGCGAAAGACTCGTCGTTCCATGTTTATACCGTAAAAAAGAGCTTTTCTttgcctagagagagagagagagagagaaggcgacACATCGGGTGGTCAGTTTTCATGTTGATGTGACATATTTAATTTGCATGCCGACTAGTGTTAAAGGTGCCCCGGCCGTCGAGGTGAAACTAATGTCAATCTAAACATAGTCTTCCAAATACAGCAGTTCCCGCATGCAGCTAACTTTATATCCGAGACGAATATCTTAACCCAATCGCTTCCGAGTTAACTTTGACAGTAATCGAAGTCAGTGTGCATTATAGTCTACAAAGAGCGAACGAGGATGAAGCGCGCATAGTAGTTCAATTGAAAAAGACATTGCTCGCGTCgcgcggaggttgtgggttcggcgcCCATCTAAGACGATGGTAATTTCTTACGCTTAATTTCTCTCCTTcctattaaaaataattaaagagAGAAAGCTTATCGTAAACGTAACGAATAATCACATCTACATAATTACAATTAGTACAAAAATATTCGTTGGCTATTGGCTTCTCATGGTTGTTTGCCACGAGTGACTGACACTGATTGTGCGTCCTTCTCCCGTGCAGCATTGCGTGAAAGTTCGCATGGGCATGCTGGGAGACTTTGGCGGGATGCCGTTGGAAGCtggcgacgacgatgacgatgacgatgacgatgacgatgacgatagagaCGGCGGTAAAGTACGTGATGATGGTCAACATGGAGGTGAAGACAAGACTAAGGCCTCGATGACGCAAGGGTCCAGAGATAAAAGGAGGAGAAGGTATATCCGTCCATGACGACAGGATCTGCGCGTTCGCGAAAACGCCTCGGTAGCAAAGACTGTCGATGTCAAACAAGTTCGCGCGGTGGGCCGACGGGGGCCCAGCGCGAACGTTAGAGCTTGCTAAtgttcgaaatttcgaatacgcaTTGTCTATAAGCCTTTGCTTATCGTCTCGCACGGAATTCGAGTATTCCCCTCTTCCAGTTTGTCGAATAATTGTTTGGCCTCGATTAAAACGAACAACGCCATCGATCGTAGTCCAACGTAGTCAGACCAACGTAGTTGAGTCAACGTAGGCCAGTGAAGGTCCAAAACAGTACAGGCTTTGCGGATATACGAGCTTTCAAATATAAAGCGAATATATTCCTTTGTATTAGGATCGTtcctgatttaaaaaaaaatactattgCCGAAATTTGCTATATACTAATGACTGTTGCCGAATATTCGTTTCTGCTCGAATATACAGTAAAGCAGCACTCGTAGCCCACCGTAGCTAGGCCCATGTGAGCCAGTGAAGGCCCATCACACACAGTGGAGGcatgcgaatattcgaaaattcgAATTCAAATTGAATACAGCCTTTGCTTCTAGATTTATATTTCATTCGAGAGAATTCACCATTCGAAGTTTTCGAATATTCGTTTCCGTTCGAATATGAAGGATAACAACACTTAGCGCGTGTACTCCACCCACAGAAATACAACTGCAAGTGGGGACTAATTCCCAACAATTCTACTGTAGGGGAGTCGCAGCTTCTGAACGAACACGTGGTGCAAATGATTTCTGCAAGGTAATTTTCCCTCAATAAATGAGGACGCCTGCTTACAGTTTTAAACGCAATAGAGAATTTTAGCGTGTCCAGTTTTCGGGCAAACGCAAAcggactgggcgttttactggatgagcggaggcgaacgaagaggaggaggaaacaactttattgagtaGTAGGGGAAGAGGAAAGCGGATCCAGGTCATGGGGAGGCTAGGTCGGGGCCCAGGGGGTCGCAGCTGTCGCCGTCCATTCCGCGAGCCTGGATTGTGATTCTTGGCCAACACTTCTCAGCTTTTCTTCCATTCCTCAAACGTGAAcgtcctgcacggtgcagccacccgATGGCACAGAGCTCGATCAGACAAATACGatgctaatattgcagtaacccaGTGTATTCTGTTTCGCTGCTgctgtaaattttcggcagcggtgtAATCGTGTTCCTATCAAATATTTATGCCAGCAAGAAAGTAAGATACATTTGGTTACTGCAGCATTAGCTGCGCTTCTCTCATTGaactctgcgccaccaggtggctgcacagcGCAGGCCGTTAACTCTTGCActcatccggtaaaacgcccagtccaTTTGCGTTTAACCGAATACCGTACtctctaaaactctctattatattTCTTAGCGAGTTACCTTCTTTCTTTCGATTCGGGTATCGGTGAATTTCTGGCCTTTCTCGAGGGCCGACCCCAAGAATAGTGCAATGTAAATataggggctgttttcgtgggtATTTGCAATCTAAAAAAAATGGGGATGAGCTCGAAGATaaggtgcagtaaaaaaaaaaagaagttgagcAGTCCGATGCTCCTCCTACTCCCCACACGCGATGAGCGGACGTGATAGAGCACCGTGCATAGCGACTGACCTATTTTCAATCACAAATTGTTCAGGAAGACGTTGTGTTGGATCTACTTTAACTGTAGGTTGGAAGTATATCATAGTAGAAGTAGGCATtccaacttctttctttctttattttttcgattAACTCAGACAATTTTGTTTATTCGTACAATCTCAGACTACAGCATGCCCTGCATAGTTAAACTACTTTGCTCCTTGAGTGGTGCACTCTACGCACTGTTCTTGTAAGTTCGTTACGGTCACATTGCGTTATCTATAAATAAAACCGCCTATCGGTAATTTATCACTTGAAAGCTCCTCAGTCTACCGGATGGCCCGGTCTGAGCGCATCTGCTTATGTTAATACAGACTCTGCGACCAGCGGCCAGAGCACATCACCTGCGCATCGTTACCAAAATATAGATTTCGAAACGAAATTGCGCCCGCAGGTTGCGGCTGTAATACAGAAAGCATACATTCTGTATAAAACGTCGCAGATAAAAAATCCtccatgttatcaggcatgcgatgcagctggcgaagcgagcggaggcgagcgcaacgacgaggaacgcggcaTGACGTCTTACcaagcggcggtggcggcggaaaggtgcggcgctgcgcagcggcggaacaccagTGGCTCGGTGcgactagtggcgcatgcgcaatagtgactagggagcgagagagagaaatatccgcagcgaggcgcgcgttgtgacctcatgtgcctcctcggagcaccgccacggcgaaatcgaaagttcgcggccagtaaagctttcgcttaaaaaagaaaagacaagtgcCCTTTAAAAGAAGCGGAGTGAGACCATTATGACCGCACCACTTCCGTAGATTACGCAGCGTTTTCTGCTACTATGAAAGTGAGCGTAACCTGCCAGCGAATTCTCGTCACGCACCAAGCATGGGCTGCCAAAGTGCCTTGACTTTACGAGTCGATAGTTTGGAAGATCTCGTGGTGGCGGCGCCAAGCACTAGTCTTTACTTTTGTGGCGTTATGTGGTGCGGTTTGTTATGCCTGTGTCTTTGACGTGTCTTATGCATATCGTTTCTATTCTAATCGTTTCTACCGCGTTCAGTATGTTAGGATCAGCGCCAGGACTGCCTTTACAGCTTTCATTCAAGGGCCACCACCCTGTGCTCCATGAGAAATTTCAGTGACAGAATGAAACTTGCAGAGCACCGTTCAGCGAGCTTTctactgcaaaaaaaagaaagagagattaGGAGACGCGGATAAAGAAATCAATTGACAGGAGAGGAAGCGAGGTACCGTCTCCCGGCACATGTTCTCTACTTCAACCTCCCTTTGTGTCCGCAAGTAATGCCACCGTGATATGGCAAAGCCTGTGCACTCTGatttatgacgtcatgcttaTAGGGCCTAAATTTCCATTATCCAACCCGGCCTGACGAAAGCGGTGACTCCAAAATCACTAGGCTAACTCGGCAGCGTTCCTATTAGATTCTATGACAGTTGGTCCTAGTTGCAtggcgtcataaagcagagtgcacagactTTCTGCTATCTAGGTGGCTTTGCCGCAAGCAACACTTCTCTCTTTGTTTCCGATGGCCCACCTCTCTCGCTCTCCTTCGTCACGGTTCCACCCGATCGCCTCcccttttctttcctcttccctGTTTCAAATGCTGCGCTGGGTTTCTCCACAGGCCGGGTTCTGCCAACGCCTCCTAAATAGTACAAGGCCGTTGCACTTCAGTccatgacgccatgctaccttgctcgactgccatagaatctgacggcgatgctcccgagtaggccaCGGTATGTCACCGCTTGTGTCACGGCGGGCTTTCCAATGGAAATTGCactccaagtagcatgacgtcataaagcagaatGCATAGGCCTGGGGCGGAGGGAGGTCTtgtgtaagtgtccacctatagTAGACATGttcatttcggctgctgctgaagttctgactGGCTGCGCTGGAGATCGCGTCAGGAGGAGACAGGCGCTCGCcaccaatcagcacttcagcagcagacgaaatggacgtgaCCACTGGGTGGACAATTGCAGAAttcctccccccctctcccctgCTGCTATCTAAGAGGCGTTGGTTCGAGATTATGACGGCGCACATCCGGCGCAATTTCGGGGGTCAATGCCCTCGAAATTGTCTCTGTGTTTGCGCATGTTTgtgcatggccttcgagatcgggcCGCCTCCCTATATCAGACGTCATGGCGGAAGTTCGCGATCGAGTTGCTCGCGCTGTTGCATGCTTGTCGTGAGCTGCACGCGCCTCGCCTGTGACGCAGAAGGCCTATTGCGTGTGAGCGTTAGTTGCTCGTCGCCCTCCCCGGAGGCCCCTGCGAGGGAAAGAGCGCACGGACTTCTGTTTCGATTTGAGGCTGCTTTCGCGGCGCACGCCAAAGCGATATTCTGCATACACGATTGGCACCACGCGATCTGCGCCCCGCACGAACGTCTGTTGGCAACGCACAAACGAGGTGACCGGCCAtataagtataaatagataaattcCGATCCATAGCCTTCACGAGTAGCCGACATTCTGTGTATCCAGCATGCacctaaagaaagagaaaaacgatgtttcttctttcttttgtttagaCAAAGTTGTGCAACTTATGCCTTTCTTTAGGACGGTTAGCAAGTACAAGTTCTCGCGCGTGGCCAGACTAACACGTACGTTCTCTTCTTTGCTCGCTTCAACCCAGGCGGAAAACACCGACGCATGAAACGGAAGCGATGGTTATCAGTCAACCGTatcccgacgacgacgacgactcctCAACTCGTTACGGCAAGTCGATGCGACGCGAAGAATCCGGGACGCGGGGCGGCGGGCACCGTCGTCCCAAGCGCGTCGCCGACCGCGCCCCTCCGGGGCGAGTGCGTGGTCGCGAACCGGACGTCTTCATACGTCGTCCTCCCTACGACAGGCACCGTATACCCCCAGAGCGGCCCAACGAAGATGAGGACACAATGCGGCAACGCCGCAGGGACCCCATTGGATTCGACGACCGCGGTGAGTTCGGCGACAGCGACGACAACGAGTACTTGTAACGACGTAAAGATGAGAAAGCCTGGCAGGCGGCCACATCGCGACTACAATTAGGACGACTATGACGAGGCTTGGAGATGAGGGAGAAGATAAGGTCCGGCGATGCGAGGGGTTCTGCTGGTTTCTTCTTTTCCCATTCCTCCTATTCTTTATATATAGAGGGCGGTCGTCGTCGTCGCAACCACGTCACCCAAATTTACCCACACGAGAACAGCATGTGCGCCAACGTTTCCCAGTCTTTCTCcctacgtatgttttttttttgtcaataaaGCGAAACGTGCGATCATTTGTGTGATCAAA
Above is a genomic segment from Dermacentor andersoni chromosome 8, qqDerAnde1_hic_scaffold, whole genome shotgun sequence containing:
- the LOC126526056 gene encoding uncharacterized protein, which produces MARPVVALLVLVCLVVLCECTFEGKMGQQLRTPECRKLLKVFKKCGIKKHWTNQLQKDLAAVMAQIPFHDDLNGCLAMSLDMGTNQSYCKDEPSLRVYLQCSRMALVRRVDVRNKYAAIKFHGGYDHCVKVRMGMLGDFGGMPLEAGDDDDDDDDDDDDDRDGGKVRDDGQHGGEDKTKASMTQGSRDKRRRRRKTPTHETEAMVISQPYPDDDDDSSTRYGKSMRREESGTRGGGHRRPKRVADRAPPGRVRGREPDVFIRRPPYDRHRIPPERPNEDEDTMRQRRRDPIGFDDRGEFGDSDDNEYL